The sequence below is a genomic window from Vibrio navarrensis.
AAGAACGATTGCCCGACACTAAGTCGGGCTTTTTTTTGCTCTTAAAATGCCAAGATACCTTGCGTATCCACTTTGACACTTACACTCTGTCCGACACTCAGCGCCTGCGAGGAACTGGCTAACAGTTGGCTACCATTGCTTTCAATCACATAGCGACAGTGATCGCCCATAAACTGCTGTTCTAAAATGTGAATACTGCTCTTTTCGGCGGCACTGATTTGAATGTGCTGCGGGCGCAGCAACAGTTCGCAACGAGCGTTGAGTTCTATTGGCTGCTGCGCTTGGGCTTCTACCACACCAAGCTGCGTTTCGAACTCGCTCTCAGACAGACGCGTTGCAGGCAGATAACTGCCACCGCCAAGAAAATCCGCCACAAACTTGCTTGATGGTTGATAGTAAAGCTCCGACGCCGTGCCATATTGCTCAATTACGCCGTGGTTCATCACCGCCATTTTGTCGGCAAAGGCAAACGCCTCTTCACGAGAATGGGTAACAAAAATCGCCGTCACCCCCTGCGCTTTGAACAACTTGCGAATTTCACCTATCAACTCATGACGCACTTGAGTGTCGATATTGGAAAACGGTTCATCCAACAGCAGTAAATCAGGCTTGTAAGCCAATGAGCGCGCAATGGCGACTCGCTGCTGCTGACCACCTGAAAGCTGGTGCGGGTAGCGCTGGGCAAAAGCGCTCAGATGCACCAAATCCAACATTTCGGCCACTCGACGCTGTTTCTCTTGTTGGCTGAACCCTTTCAGTCCAAACCCAACGTTGTCGGCCACCGTCAAATGCGGGAAGAGTGCGTAGTCTTGAAAGATCATGCCAATGTTGCGCAGCTCAGGTGGCAGCCAATGCTGGCCATTGTCGATCGTCACACCATTGAGGCACATCTCGCCCGCGCTGAGCGGCAAGAGGCCAGCAATGGCCTTGAGCAAAGTGGTTTTGCCACAGCCACTCGCGCCAAGCAAACAGACAATTTGCCCCGGTTCAACGTGCAAAGAGAGCGATTCTAAAATCGTCTGTTGATCATATTGGCAGGTCAAATTTCGGATAGATAACGCACAGCTCATTAGTGACTCTGCTCCAGTGAACGGTTAACAATGACAAGAGGGATCAAACCGACCAGCACCAACAGTACCGCAGGCATGGCTGCGATCTCCAAGCGCTCGTCGGAGGCGTAGCTATAAACGTAGGTCGCAAGGGTTTCGAAGTTAAAGGGTCGCAAAAGCAAAGCCGCATTGAGCTCCTTCATCGACTCAATAAACACCAGTAAGCCAGCTATGAGCATGCCACGTTTGATCAAAGGGAAATGCACCCGCCACAACATGCGATTGGCATTACAGCCCATGGTTCTGGCAGCCATGTCGAGCGAAGGGGAAACCTTGTTGAGATGACTTTCAATACTGCCAATCGCCACCGCGGCAAAACGCACCACCATAGCAAAAATCATGGCAAACATAGAACCGGAAAAAATCAGCCCCGGCCTTCCCCATGCAAACTGCTTGGCCAAGTCGTTGACCAAATGATCGAGCGACAACACTGGCACCATCACGCCAATAGCCAAAACCGTTCCCGGCACGGCATAACCGAGCGACGACATGCGCATCCACACTAAGCTTGAGCGCTGGCTGTGAAGTCGGTAATTGAAGTTCACTACCAATGCGACCAATACCGCGACAATCGCCGCAGATAAAGAGACTTGCAAGCTGTTAAGTGCAAAACGGCGAAACTCTTCGGTCCAGCTTTGCGCAAAATAGGTCAGCGAGTAGTCGAGCAGTTGCAACAGAGGAAACAGAAACGCTACTGCCACCAGCCCCCAGCACCAACACAGTGCCGCCCATTTTTTCCAGCCA
It includes:
- a CDS encoding ABC transporter ATP-binding protein; this translates as MSCALSIRNLTCQYDQQTILESLSLHVEPGQIVCLLGASGCGKTTLLKAIAGLLPLSAGEMCLNGVTIDNGQHWLPPELRNIGMIFQDYALFPHLTVADNVGFGLKGFSQQEKQRRVAEMLDLVHLSAFAQRYPHQLSGGQQQRVAIARSLAYKPDLLLLDEPFSNIDTQVRHELIGEIRKLFKAQGVTAIFVTHSREEAFAFADKMAVMNHGVIEQYGTASELYYQPSSKFVADFLGGGSYLPATRLSESEFETQLGVVEAQAQQPIELNARCELLLRPQHIQISAAEKSSIHILEQQFMGDHCRYVIESNGSQLLASSSQALSVGQSVSVKVDTQGILAF